Proteins encoded together in one Streptomyces umbrinus window:
- a CDS encoding putative leader peptide, protein MLRSVMLTTRGHIDLLRVASAACRRGH, encoded by the coding sequence ATGTTGCGTTCAGTCATGCTCACCACGCGCGGTCACATCGACCTGCTGCGGGTGGCCTCCGCCGCGTGTCGCCGCGGACACTGA